In a genomic window of Pararge aegeria chromosome 7, ilParAegt1.1, whole genome shotgun sequence:
- the LOC120625273 gene encoding zinc finger protein 91-like isoform X1 codes for MTELEPLVLCMENISGEEVALKIEPQDSFQDFLENAKLLLGYEMDINSITENQPVSLDSNIYNFLLEAEQNFKNSTLNQQNLDEIMDDNETDDLVYILDDGTQIRASQIQFDNDDPLVDLTAEKIPFVKYKDESDDDNKTDIENTDITIKNINILGSPVERWSSKDSPKCSFANSLPFNVVCNNTSNFEAQFSKYLESNSKTYTNLNNANKNKSPRSLIRENYKKYDDINSRNDGFLTREDILNMFKDTPVTPLPYDDNTQFDKRRHVRKTDPSRLVYKNWNAKPIIDIELGLEKQNCFICCKIVKNNEKLYLFDKEDQMLHRCEQRKYNTQLKIICEKCLTENFKPSRIKSPNQSLDDDEYLVIKNNQQFIFQKTSDINLKSSYFINNINMNNNNTDKIDKINKLTKNKESVEFVKVEIGPDGEIVTKPIDNDVKSDDVIIVKEKKDSSSDVDIIEPEVMEVEAEIDVDNLEDVDEDVKEFLGKYQCDIKNKEFKCRFCQREFKNLDEAIDHCAEHKHELDDGVVFPCPLCDYGYANSKWLKGHLKAAHDNLKEDHEVKDENITIKEEDSTVKEGDDTVKEEKNDKEQNNTPESSPVAKRTRSSIKKIDVDNINNGIDEQQPTENGNIAIQQEQPKVKTEVEQECQDSSDGDSIWIVQTGDDDEQLNNLLRLTDVKSDVNDLKRHKCFSCSQIFPTADSLRTHKCRKRVGKRRFNLLKEKSVVLVSREEDFMKRAQKKIREVEDDENNDLLVVRPRKRKTRELSDPQIVTCHNCNESFTSKVRLKFHMQFHEPTNLLTSEGQYVCAECENATFVSETKLFDHVHFQHSKQKRWQCPLKDCGKTFFLRATLTKHSRTHTDTRRYVCVTCGKRFLDKQTLDEHGVTHLQIKPFQCHICLKQLTRRSRLRMHLRAHEEELSPALVLVCAICSRAFRDHVDAQEHAAKSTECIDEFTSDLKEEPEPTEQLSPTSGIVRHTLPVAESHRNETCIPKEVNNDKSEKLLSPLNDAARNIIRVVDIEKAFRCEYCEDVYYLEEALNSHRTLHKGVKNPFTCHICKVNFATYSRCTTHKTTHGFYKRSTIEGRTEGRTGPASAGILGYGGFPVVKHFLCEDCGRSYLHWTYFQVHRRMKHANENYIFKCNQCELTFPNSWSASYHRKKIHSKNGQDENGGFTKIIRENNRIPCRDCDEVLPDKIALYKHRQKEHCDESLMDKGDWTDNEDSETTVCNKCGHDLHSVAALRQHIKEVHGGSPVARAHSHACPVCARSFRSASVRNEHVRVHTGERPFPCDVCGVAFRRSTAMRNHRLIHTGTRPWGCSRCPKRFRVKSDLKTHMRLKHPAHLAVIEIEGLHCTTEEVLQHLNNNNISRDKVIEITMISFPKNTTNIVPNTMRALSMLSDIPRTQIACDWDTRASSLDQTDVLQPLRRGRGIDKNPRKPTILQRSDEAGQGRQDTYNMPLPNFDGVNTSSLNVQLLLQDDTSELVGGNQMVEPLKLDDGILL; via the exons ATGACGGAACTGGAACCTTTAGTTCTCTGCATGGAGAATATCAGTGGAGAAGAAGTAGCACTGAAGATTGAACCGCAAGACTCTTTTCAGGACTTTCTGGAGAATGCTAA ACTTCTATTAGGCTATGAAATGGACATAAACTCTATAACCGAAAATCAACCAGTTTCTTTAGACAGCaacatatataattttctaTTAGAAGCAGaacagaattttaaaaattctacacTCAATCAACAAAACCTTGATGAAATAATGGATGATAATGAGACAGATGATCTAGTTTACATACTAGATGATGGTACTCAGATACGTGCTTCCCAAATTCAGTTCGATAATGATGATCCTCTTGTAGATTTGACAGCTGAAAAAATACCTTTCGTTAAATACAAGGAcgaaagtgatgatgataacaaaacaGATATAGAGAATACagatattacaataaaaaatattaatatattaggtAGTCCAGTAGAGCGTTGGTCGAGTAAAGATAGCCCTAAGTGCAGTTTCGCTAATAGTCTACCTTTCAATGTAGTATGTAATAACACATCGAACTTTGAGGCGCAATTTTCTAAATACCTTGAATCCAATTCTAAAACGTACacaaatttgaataatgctaataaaaataaatcacctAGAAGTTTAATTAGggagaattataaaaaatatgacgaTATTAATAGCAGGAACGATGGGTTTCTTACAAGggaagatatattaaatatgtttaaagatACACCAGTGACTCCTTTACCTTACGATGATAATACTCAATTTGATAAACGCAGACACGTAAGAAAAACAGATCCGTCCAGACTAGTTTATAAAAACTGGAATGCCAAACCTATAATAGATATTGAATTGGGCTTAGAGAAGCAGAATTGTTTCATTTGTTGCAAAATTGTcaagaataatgaaaaattgtatttgtttgATAAGGAAGACCAGATGCTACATAGGTGTGAACAAAGAAAGTACAATACACAGCTAAAAATTATATGCGAAAAATGTCTAACAGAAAACTTCAAGCCAAGTAGAATAAAGAGTCCGAATCAGTCATTAgacgatgatgaatatttagttataaaaaacaatcaACAATTCATATTCCAAAAAACGAGTGATATAAACCTGAAgagtagttattttattaataacattaacatgaataataacaatacagacaaaattgacaaaataaataaattgacgaAGAATAAAGAGAGTGTTGAGTTCGTGAAAGTTGAAATTGGTCCGGATGGAGAGATTGTCACTAAACCGATAGACAATGACGTGAAATCTGATGACGTCATTATAGTTAAAGAGAAAAAGGACAGTTCAAGTGACGTCGATATTATAGAACCGGAAGTAATGGAAGTGGAGGCGGAAATAGATGTGGATAATTTAGAGGATGTGGATGAAGATGTGAAAGAGTTTTTGGGGAAGTACCAgtgtgatattaaaaataaggaGTTCAAGTGCAG GTTTTGTCAGAGAGAATTCAAGAATTTGGATGAAGCTATCGACCACTGTGCGGAACATAAGCACGAGCTTGATGATGGGGTTGTATTCCCATGCCCTCTATGTGATTACG GTTACGCAAATTCAAAATGGCTGAAAGGTCACCTGAAAGCTGCTCATGACAACTTGAAGGAAGATCATGAGGTAAAGGATGAAAATATTACCATCAAAGAAGAAGACAGTACCGTTAAAGAAGGAGATGATACTGTTAAAGAAGAAAagaatg ATAAAGAACAAAACAATACTCCAGAATCTTCCCCCGTCGCCAAAAGAACTAGAAGTTCCATCAAGAAGATCGACGTTGATAATATTAACAACG GTATAGATGAACAACAACCTACAGAAAATGGGAACATTGCTAtc CAGCAAGAACAACCAAAGGTAAAAACTGAAGTCGAACAAGAATGTCAAGACAGCAGCGATGGCGATTCCATATGGATAGTGCAAACAGGCGATGATGACGAGCAGCTGAATAATTTGTTACGg tTAACAGATGTGAAATCAGATGTCAACGATTTAAAGAGGCACAAATGTTTTTCTTGCAG TCAAATCTTCCCCACGGCAGATAGTCTGAGAACTCATAAATGTCGAAAGCGAGTTGGTAAACGACGATTCAATTTACTAAAGGAGAAGTCTGTGGTATTGGTATCCAGAGAAGAGGATTTTATGAAG agggctcaaaaaaaaattcgtgaAGTAGAAGATGACGAGAATAATGATCTTTTAGTcgtg AGACCCCGTAAAAGAAAAACTCGTGAACTCAGCGATCCTCAAATTGTCACGTGTCACAACTGTAATGAGTCTTTTACATCGAAAGTGAGACTCAAATTTCACAT GCAGTTCCACGAACCGACCAACCTTCTGACCTCGGAGGGTCAGTACGTGTGCGCGGAGTGTGAAAACGCCACCTTCGTCTCAGAAACAAAGCTCTTCGACCACGTGCACTTTCAGCATAGCAAGCAGAAACGCTGGCAGTGCCCACTCAAGGACTGCGGGAAGACTTTCTTTTTGCG GGCAACATTGACGAAACACAGtcgcacacacacagacacaagACGCTACGTCTGTGTGACTTGCGGTAAAAGGTTCCTCGACAAACAGACTTTGGACGAGCATGGAGTCACACATCTCCAG ATCAAACCGTTTCAATGCCACATATGCCTCAAGCAGCTGACGCGCAGGTCTCGTCTGCGCATGCATTTGCGAGCTCATGAGGAAGAGCTTTCGCCCGCACTGGTGCTAGTGTGTGCGATCTGCAGCCGGGCTTTCAGAGATCACGTCGACGCTCAG GAGCATGCCGCAAAATCCACGGAATGCATTGATGAATTTACAAGCGATCTCAAAGAAGAGCCGGAGCCCACCGAACAACTGTCTCCCACCAGTGGGATTGTAAGACACACTTTGCCCGTTGCCG AATCCCATCGCAACGAAACGTGTATACCGAAAGAAGTTAATAACGACAAGAGCGAAAAACTATTGTCACCTTTAAACGACGCCGCCAGAAATATAATACGCGTGGTAGATATCGAGAAGGCTTTCCGATGTGAATATTGTGAAGA TGTATATTACTTGGAGGAGGCTTTAAACAGTCATAGAACATTACACAAAGGTGTCAAAAATCCTTTTACCTGTCACATTTGCAAAGTTAACTTTGCTACATACTCTAG GTGCACAACACACAAAACGACACACGGTTTTTACAAGCGGAGTACCATAGAGGGACGTACGGAGGGACGCACTGGCCCAGCGAGTGCTGGCATTCTTGGTTATGGAGGTTTCCCTGTAGTGAAACACTTTCTGTGTGAG gactGTGGTCGATCTTACCTACATTGGACTTATTTCCAAGTTCATCGCCGTATGAAACATgctaatgaaaattatattttcaaatgcaATCAGTGTGAACTAACTTTTCCAAACag TTGGAGCGCATCTtatcacagaaaaaaaatacacagtaAAAATGGGCAGGACGAAAACGGCGGTTTTACAAAGATCATTCGAGAAAATAACAG AATTCCATGTCGTGATTGCGACGAAGTTTTGCCAGACAAAATTGCTCTCTATAAGCACAGACAGAAGGAGCATTGCGATGAAAGTCTGATGGATAAAG gGGACTGGACAGATAACGAAGACTCTGAAACCACAGTTTGCAATAAATGTGGTCATGATTTACACAGCGTAGCAGCACTGCGGCAGCATATCAA agaaGTTCATGGTGGCTCTCCTGTGGCTCGTGCGCACTCGCACGCTTGCCCGGTATGTGCGCGCTCATTCCGCTCAGCATCCGTACGCAATGAACACGTTCGTGTGCACACTGGCGAGAGGCCGTTCCCGTGTGACGTATGCGGAGTCGCTTTTAGACG TTCCACAGCTATGCGGAACCACCGGCTCATCCACACGGGCACCCGGCCCTGGGGCTGCTCACGGTGTCCCAAGCGATTCCGCGTCAAATCCGACCTGAAGACCCATATGAGGCTAAAGCATCCCGCACATTTGGCTGTAATCGAG ATCGAAGGGTTGCACTGTACTACAGAAGAGGTCCTGCAACATCTGAACAACAACAATATAAGTCGGGACAAAGTTATTGAGATTACAATGATTTCTTTTCCCAAG AACACCACAAACATAGTTCCCAACACAATGCGAGCTCTGTCCATGCTAAGCGACATTCCGAGAACGCAAATCGCTTGCGACTGGGACACGCGGGCGTCTTCGCTTGATCAAACCG